A region from the Methanomicrobia archaeon genome encodes:
- the hemC gene encoding hydroxymethylbilane synthase has product MNSLRYQLVCHLRAANATLFLSVNLKHTLKPWDGYMIAGTRGSRLAILQTEQVCERLRALGFGDLLTMRTVSSLGDMMTDKPLHDMPTEGVFVKKLDKLLLAGEIDFAVHSMKDIPLERDELLELSAVLPRDSPFDILVSRYRLDELPNGAVIGTSSVRRRYQFLNYTRERGIEVEIKDIRGNVDTRLQKFRRGHYDGVILAEAGVERLGMEIEYERLDRYPFVPSPGQGIIAVVARKGSVESAILREMDDADTRRESELEREVLQATGGGCSRPVGVHASCRGSEVELSVYIGSSADRYILQTAVLGKDRCFEEIPEFVSGFLGKKMRE; this is encoded by the coding sequence ATGAATAGCCTCAGGTATCAGCTCGTATGCCACCTCAGAGCCGCAAACGCCACGCTCTTTTTAAGCGTCAATCTGAAACATACCCTCAAACCATGGGATGGATACATGATCGCAGGGACAAGAGGTAGCAGACTGGCAATTTTGCAGACCGAGCAAGTATGTGAGCGTTTACGAGCACTTGGATTTGGCGACCTGCTTACGATGAGAACAGTGAGTAGTTTAGGTGATATGATGACAGACAAGCCCCTACATGATATGCCCACGGAAGGCGTCTTTGTAAAGAAGCTGGATAAACTGCTGTTAGCCGGTGAAATAGACTTCGCGGTACATAGTATGAAGGATATACCCCTGGAACGAGATGAACTGCTCGAGCTCTCGGCGGTTTTACCGCGAGATTCTCCGTTTGATATTCTGGTCTCCCGGTATCGCTTGGACGAGCTGCCTAACGGTGCTGTGATCGGTACGTCAAGTGTGCGGCGGCGGTATCAATTTTTGAATTACACACGGGAGCGCGGCATAGAAGTAGAGATAAAGGATATCAGGGGTAATGTGGATACGCGGCTCCAGAAGTTCAGGCGCGGCCATTATGACGGGGTTATTCTTGCGGAAGCGGGAGTTGAGCGGTTGGGTATGGAGATCGAGTATGAACGACTGGATCGTTACCCGTTCGTGCCCTCACCGGGGCAGGGAATAATCGCCGTGGTAGCCCGGAAGGGGTCAGTGGAGAGTGCAATTTTACGGGAGATGGACGATGCGGATACTAGAAGGGAGTCTGAACTCGAGCGGGAAGTATTACAAGCAACTGGTGGCGGTTGTTCGCGTCCGGTCGGGGTCCACGCATCTTGCAGGGGTAGTGAAGTGGAATTAAGCGTTTATATCGGCTCTTCTGCTGATCGCTACATCTTGCAGACGGCTGTTCTTGGTAAGGATCGCTGCTTCGAAGAGATACCGGAGTTTGTTTCGGGTTTTTTGGGGAAAAAGATGAGGGAGTAA
- a CDS encoding bifunctional precorrin-2 dehydrogenase/sirohydrochlorin ferrochelatase has product MRYENIMLPLYLDLSDKRIIVFGGGSVAERKIGQILELSGDTKQGALTVDIYSLDFTARIEELCAARTVHCFQCDLWDQDLRALVEGAFLILICTHDETLNKHIFREVRTCDALINYSDRGDTFMSSVIKRGELIISISTGGKAPAMARYMREKISALLRDEEEKMLYVQNYLREQFKDKLSDSESRRAILTDVLNDSDCWAALAAPPDVAKERILKIIEERYA; this is encoded by the coding sequence ATGCGCTATGAGAACATCATGCTCCCTCTTTACCTCGATCTTTCTGATAAAAGAATAATTGTATTCGGGGGCGGTAGTGTCGCGGAGAGGAAAATCGGTCAGATATTGGAGCTGAGTGGGGACACAAAGCAGGGGGCGTTGACTGTGGACATTTACAGTCTCGATTTTACAGCGCGTATCGAAGAGCTCTGTGCGGCGAGAACCGTTCACTGTTTTCAGTGCGATTTGTGGGATCAAGACTTGAGAGCGCTTGTGGAAGGCGCATTTTTAATTCTCATCTGCACCCATGACGAAACACTCAATAAGCATATCTTTCGCGAGGTGAGGACCTGCGACGCGCTCATCAATTACAGTGACCGAGGGGACACGTTTATGTCCTCAGTGATTAAACGAGGTGAACTGATTATCTCTATCTCAACAGGGGGTAAAGCCCCTGCAATGGCACGGTATATGCGAGAGAAGATTTCAGCATTACTGCGTGATGAAGAGGAAAAGATGCTGTATGTCCAGAACTATCTCAGAGAGCAGTTTAAAGATAAGCTGAGCGATAGCGAGAGCAGGAGAGCGATTTTAACCGATGTTTTGAACGATTCCGATTGCTGGGCTGCACTTGCTGCGCCTCCTGATGTGGCCAAAGAGCGTATTTTAAAGATAATAGAGGAGAGATATGCATAG
- a CDS encoding uroporphyrinogen-III synthase translates to MRVKKAKLAAFRPENLLSRTTELAAQHDFDFFGFPLFELVGREEALDELEAVFKDGFDILVFTSVNGVRRSFELCADKFDLKQSLEAANADLCAIGPVTRDELVKIGLHVHLMPAAYSTEGLKELFNARGVKGTRVVFLRSSAGNKEITDYLRRAGAIVTDIVVYAPKKKAIEDLKVYFDELVNYKPDYIIFTSSMTFEIFFEIAEELHLIAMLFEHAKIAAIGELTAETIAGKGLQVDLVAEKSTLEDLLHGLQIPLKSAL, encoded by the coding sequence ATCAGAGTGAAAAAAGCGAAGCTCGCAGCTTTTCGGCCTGAAAATTTACTCTCGCGCACAACCGAACTCGCAGCGCAGCACGACTTCGACTTCTTCGGGTTCCCCCTATTCGAGCTCGTGGGCAGGGAAGAAGCGCTGGATGAGCTAGAAGCCGTCTTCAAAGACGGGTTTGACATTCTCGTCTTCACCAGTGTGAACGGCGTCAGAAGATCGTTCGAACTCTGCGCGGATAAATTTGATTTAAAGCAAAGCCTGGAGGCTGCCAATGCAGATCTCTGTGCTATCGGGCCCGTCACGCGCGACGAGCTGGTTAAGATAGGCTTGCACGTGCATTTAATGCCCGCAGCTTACAGCACCGAAGGGCTCAAAGAGTTATTTAATGCACGTGGTGTAAAGGGTACAAGGGTCGTATTCCTCCGGAGTTCCGCGGGAAATAAGGAGATAACAGACTATTTGAGACGCGCAGGAGCTATTGTTACGGATATAGTTGTTTATGCGCCGAAGAAGAAGGCTATAGAGGATCTAAAGGTATATTTTGATGAATTGGTCAACTATAAGCCCGATTATATTATATTTACAAGTTCAATGACCTTCGAAATCTTCTTTGAAATTGCCGAGGAGCTGCATTTAATAGCGATGCTCTTTGAACACGCTAAAATAGCCGCTATTGGTGAACTAACCGCCGAGACCATTGCTGGTAAAGGCTTACAAGTCGATTTGGTCGCGGAAAAGAGCACTTTAGAAGATCTTCTGCACGGATTACAGATTCCGCTAAAGAGCGCGTTGTAA
- the hemB gene encoding porphobilinogen synthase, whose translation MFPNTRMRRLRELKLLRETRISKDDLILPLFIDENLEGTSKRLIHTMPGQYRYSLEGAVEEVFEARSLGIKSVLLFGLPKRKDSIGSEAYNKDGVIPRAVTAIKQVVEDVIVITDLCLCEYTSHGHCGLIEHARVMNDPTLELLGKIAVSQAEAGADMVAPSGMMDGMVKAIREQLDREGFLDTTIMSYAAKYNSALYGPFREAADSGYQFGDRSGYQMHFSNAREALREVELDIGEGADIVMVKPALFYLDIIARVRARFDVPLAAYNVSGEYSMLAAASELGYLNREDVIMECLTAIKRAGADLIITYFAKDAAQSLPR comes from the coding sequence ATGTTTCCAAACACAAGAATGAGACGTTTAAGAGAACTGAAATTGCTAAGAGAGACGCGGATTTCTAAAGATGACCTCATTCTCCCACTGTTTATTGACGAGAACCTGGAAGGGACAAGTAAAAGACTAATTCATACTATGCCAGGTCAATATAGATACTCACTAGAAGGTGCAGTAGAGGAAGTTTTTGAGGCTCGTTCGCTGGGGATTAAATCAGTATTATTGTTTGGTCTCCCCAAAAGAAAGGATTCGATTGGTAGTGAAGCGTACAACAAGGACGGCGTTATACCGAGAGCTGTAACGGCGATAAAACAGGTGGTTGAGGATGTCATTGTTATCACCGATTTGTGTCTCTGTGAGTATACCAGTCACGGACATTGTGGCCTTATAGAGCATGCACGAGTAATGAACGACCCAACCCTGGAGCTCTTAGGTAAAATCGCCGTGAGTCAAGCAGAAGCAGGTGCGGATATGGTTGCACCATCAGGGATGATGGATGGGATGGTCAAGGCGATACGGGAGCAGCTTGACCGCGAGGGCTTCTTGGACACCACCATCATGTCGTATGCGGCAAAGTACAATTCCGCGTTATACGGCCCCTTCAGAGAGGCTGCGGACTCCGGCTATCAATTCGGTGACCGGAGCGGCTATCAGATGCACTTCTCTAATGCGCGAGAAGCTTTGAGGGAAGTGGAACTCGACATAGGCGAGGGCGCTGACATCGTGATGGTGAAGCCAGCACTCTTTTATCTGGACATAATTGCTCGGGTGCGTGCACGATTCGATGTTCCCCTTGCGGCATACAATGTTAGTGGCGAGTATTCGATGCTCGCGGCGGCATCAGAGCTGGGGTATTTGAACCGTGAAGACGTGATCATGGAATGCTTAACCGCGATAAAAAGAGCGGGAGCGGATTTGATCATCACGTATTTCGCAAAGGATGCCGCTCAATCATTACCGCGCTAG
- a CDS encoding Ni-sirohydrochlorin a,c-diamide reductive cyclase catalytic subunit, giving the protein MDEEREMILHPRPSAIVAALYTLRDLDVDVAILHGPAGCSFKHSRLLEEDGMHVLTSAMNESNFVFGGHDSLVTVLRKAVELFQPGLIGVVGTCSSMIIGEDLQQAVEESGIRAKCKVIVVNVHAGYRDNTVGVILTLESAYKSGLISGDEFERQKRMLEAATRLEKDVGAACKSYIPPSKGDSKIDVATRLLELIRTGKKGICVLNAKKETAFMFADILRAVNTVARPAHIINIANLDRAVGLRKVKGYAGKILDELAADGCAIDHLTGGLDEYPVAGERAAALIRDHYSSYDFAVLLGIPHALPLDTYNITMEIFSVTNGPRTIEPLKWLGHDHAVLEVDLHPKTMGATGIIASEFGDTVLKLSAL; this is encoded by the coding sequence ATGGACGAAGAACGGGAGATGATATTGCATCCACGGCCGAGCGCGATTGTAGCTGCTCTTTACACGCTTCGTGATTTAGACGTGGACGTTGCGATTTTACACGGACCCGCAGGATGCAGCTTCAAACACAGCAGACTGCTTGAAGAGGATGGTATGCATGTATTGACCTCGGCGATGAACGAGAGCAATTTTGTGTTCGGCGGGCATGACTCGCTCGTCACGGTGCTCAGAAAAGCCGTGGAGCTGTTTCAGCCGGGCTTGATCGGCGTGGTAGGCACCTGCTCAAGTATGATCATCGGTGAGGATTTGCAGCAGGCGGTAGAGGAGAGTGGAATACGCGCGAAGTGTAAGGTGATCGTGGTAAACGTACATGCCGGATACCGGGACAACACCGTTGGCGTTATCTTAACCCTCGAGTCGGCTTATAAATCAGGTTTAATCAGTGGTGATGAGTTCGAGCGCCAGAAGAGGATGCTTGAAGCGGCAACGAGGCTGGAGAAGGACGTCGGAGCTGCATGCAAAAGTTATATCCCGCCCTCTAAAGGTGATTCTAAGATAGACGTTGCCACCAGGCTGCTTGAGCTCATACGAACCGGAAAAAAGGGGATATGCGTTTTAAATGCGAAAAAGGAGACTGCTTTTATGTTCGCTGATATTTTAAGAGCGGTTAATACCGTCGCAAGGCCCGCGCACATCATTAATATTGCCAATCTCGACAGAGCGGTGGGGTTGAGGAAAGTGAAAGGTTATGCGGGCAAAATTCTGGACGAATTAGCGGCTGACGGGTGTGCAATAGACCATTTAACCGGCGGCCTGGATGAATACCCTGTCGCTGGCGAGCGAGCCGCCGCTCTAATCAGGGACCATTATTCTTCGTACGATTTCGCCGTTTTACTCGGTATCCCGCATGCACTGCCGCTAGATACGTATAATATCACCATGGAGATATTCTCGGTAACTAATGGCCCACGAACGATCGAGCCGCTCAAATGGCTTGGGCATGACCATGCTGTGCTGGAGGTGGATCTTCATCCAAAGACCATGGGTGCAACGGGCATTATAGCTTCGGAATTCGGTGACACGGTCTTGAAGCTTAGCGCTTTATGA
- a CDS encoding glutamyl-tRNA reductase: MHRIGALSLSHKTCTVEELEVASDRLTPETFVEDSRVDGYAVITTCNRVEAYIATEYPRAILEDVANQLHLKKGAIFVGKDAVKHLMRVSCGLEALIVGEDQILGQIRKCYHDSRKAGKTDFLLDMTFERAIKAAKRARSETRINEGSVSIGSAAVELAEVVSGGLNGKRILVIGAGDMGTLVAKSIHEKALKAMFIANRTYEKAKKLSEELGCDAVKLSEKEKHLAACDIAICTTSAPHYILDYASMARVMAFRKSGNELTIIDIANPRDVEERVGELEGIKLYCLDNLYEVSEENLKRRLSEVGNVERIIEDEMENFQYMLNRQNAEILIAMLYKQGHQIREEEEKRARRYLELGRDQNEVLERFSHALLAKTLHTTTKLLRNCTDVNFINAFTVQLEREFARPGRTHADENKRVQKKEIDDEFNRGWA; encoded by the coding sequence ATGCATAGAATCGGTGCCCTCAGTCTTTCGCATAAAACGTGTACTGTCGAAGAACTCGAAGTAGCATCTGATCGATTGACTCCGGAAACATTCGTTGAGGATTCGCGCGTGGATGGCTATGCGGTTATAACGACGTGCAATCGCGTGGAGGCTTATATAGCCACCGAGTATCCGCGCGCGATTCTGGAGGATGTGGCTAACCAGTTGCATTTGAAAAAGGGCGCAATTTTCGTGGGTAAAGATGCCGTGAAGCATCTCATGCGGGTATCTTGCGGTCTCGAGGCGCTAATCGTGGGTGAAGATCAGATCCTGGGACAGATAAGGAAATGCTATCATGATAGCCGGAAAGCAGGGAAAACCGACTTTCTTCTCGATATGACGTTTGAACGCGCGATAAAAGCTGCGAAACGGGCGAGGAGCGAGACAAGGATAAACGAAGGCTCGGTTTCTATCGGCTCTGCCGCGGTGGAATTGGCAGAGGTTGTCAGTGGTGGCTTGAACGGGAAGCGCATCCTGGTTATTGGTGCAGGCGATATGGGCACGCTCGTGGCAAAATCAATCCATGAAAAAGCCCTGAAAGCCATGTTCATTGCGAATCGCACCTATGAAAAGGCTAAGAAGCTTTCAGAAGAACTCGGCTGTGACGCAGTTAAACTGAGTGAAAAAGAGAAGCACCTCGCTGCTTGTGATATCGCTATCTGCACCACCTCAGCACCACATTATATCCTGGATTACGCATCGATGGCGCGAGTAATGGCGTTTCGGAAAAGCGGTAACGAGCTGACTATTATAGATATTGCCAATCCAAGGGATGTGGAGGAACGAGTTGGCGAACTCGAGGGAATTAAGCTGTATTGTCTTGACAATTTATACGAGGTAAGCGAAGAAAACCTGAAGAGAAGGCTTTCTGAGGTGGGTAACGTTGAACGCATTATTGAAGACGAGATGGAAAACTTTCAATATATGCTGAATCGCCAGAACGCCGAAATACTTATCGCCATGCTGTATAAACAGGGCCATCAAATACGGGAGGAAGAAGAGAAGAGAGCACGTCGGTATTTAGAATTGGGAAGAGATCAGAACGAGGTCTTGGAACGGTTCTCGCATGCTCTTTTAGCCAAAACGCTTCACACCACGACCAAACTATTGCGTAATTGTACGGATGTTAATTTCATCAATGCGTTTACCGTGCAGCTCGAGCGGGAGTTTGCAAGACCGGGACGAACTCATGCCGATGAGAACAAAAGGGTGCAAAAGAAAGAGATCGATGACGAGTTCAACCGTGGATGGGCGTGA